The window TAAGCATGAATGCTTTTCTTAAACTCTATCGCTTTTTGCATGAGCCTAAAACAACTATTGGTTGGGCGCATGGAGTTCTAACACTTGTAGGCGCTTTTTTATTAGCCTACCTTGGTGGCATGAGTGTGACTTTAGTATTAAAAGGAGACGCTGCCATGCGTCTTCTTCCCTCCATGCTTCTCACACCGCTACTGATTTGTTGCTTTGGCTTTTGGCTACTGTTTTCAAAAACTCTTTTACATGTAATGGTAAAAATCGCACTGATGGTATTTTTGAATGCCTGTATCATCGCTTATTTTTAGGAGTGCATATGCTTGAGCGATCACTCATTTACAAATACCTTTACCGTTCACACACCATCATTGGTTTGCTCGTTCTTTTCCTGTTTTACATGAGTACGTACTTTGGAACGCTGACGTTTTTTATGCCTTACCTTAAAGTCTGGGAGTCGCCATCCCGCCATTTTGTCCCACATGAAAACCATGCGTTTAACATCGATTCTCTCTTAGATGAGGTGTTGGAAAAGTACCATTTTATCGGCGATAAGCCTGTGGAGATGATGTTTCCAAGCTTTCGTGATCCGCTGCTTAAGATCTCCTCTGAAGCGCAAAATAGCCTCTACATCAACCCTCTAAGCAATGAGGTTCTAAAAGTTGCCAAAGAGGAAAATCTCATCTCGACGTTTTTTAATGAACTGCATACGGGCATTGTGATTCCACTCATCGGTATGCCACTTATGGGTGCTATGAGTATTGGTATTTTGTTTCTTACTTTTGGAGGCTTTTGGCTTTACTGTCAAAAGCGAAAACATATGGCTTTGCCTAAGGCTGGTTGGAGGCAAACATGGCTTTCTTGGCATAAAATTACAGGACTAGGAGTCATTCCTTACGCCCTTGTATTCGCACTCACGGGATCTTTTTTAGGCTTGATGCTCTCTTCTTCACAGCCATTTGCATGGAGTATGACGCATGGAAATATCAGCAATATGCGTCAACTCGTTGCTCCCATTCTCTTTGCACAGCCAAAATACCAAAGTGTACAAACCAAAAAGCAGATGCTTCCTTTTTCAACACTGCAAACCTTAGCACAAGAGCACTACCCGCAACTTTCTATTACCAATGCAACGCTTTACCATTACGGTAAAGAAGGGGCAAAAGTGCGTTTTAGAGGCTTTGATAAGGAGAATGTAGCACAAAGCGGGCGCACAAATCGCCCGAGCATTACGCTGGATGCGAGCAGTGGCGCTGTGGTGGAGCACAAAACATTAGAGCAAACGCACGGCATCAGCAGAACACTCTCTGTGTTTTATTTCTTGCATTTTGTACCCGATGAAACACTGGGGTTACGTGTGGTACTCGCTCTCTTTGGCGCTGTTTTAGCCATTTCATTGGCGAGTGGTTATCTGTTGTGGGCAGAGAAAAAACTGCACCAACAAGGATTTCTTGGTGATCTGACCAATCGTGTGAGCATTGCCATACTCATTGGTATTATTCCCTCCAGTGCGCTTGTACCTTTTTTGCATTGGGTTGTAGCTTACGAGCTGTTCGATAAAGAGATTTGGATCAGGGGAGCTTTTTATGCCTTTTGGTCATTTTGGCTCTTTTACACGGTCTATGAACGCTCCATTGTCAAGATCATTCG is drawn from Sulfurospirillum arsenophilum NBRC 109478 and contains these coding sequences:
- a CDS encoding PepSY-associated TM helix domain-containing protein; translation: MLERSLIYKYLYRSHTIIGLLVLFLFYMSTYFGTLTFFMPYLKVWESPSRHFVPHENHAFNIDSLLDEVLEKYHFIGDKPVEMMFPSFRDPLLKISSEAQNSLYINPLSNEVLKVAKEENLISTFFNELHTGIVIPLIGMPLMGAMSIGILFLTFGGFWLYCQKRKHMALPKAGWRQTWLSWHKITGLGVIPYALVFALTGSFLGLMLSSSQPFAWSMTHGNISNMRQLVAPILFAQPKYQSVQTKKQMLPFSTLQTLAQEHYPQLSITNATLYHYGKEGAKVRFRGFDKENVAQSGRTNRPSITLDASSGAVVEHKTLEQTHGISRTLSVFYFLHFVPDETLGLRVVLALFGAVLAISLASGYLLWAEKKLHQQGFLGDLTNRVSIAILIGIIPSSALVPFLHWVVAYELFDKEIWIRGAFYAFWSFWLFYTVYERSIVKIIRLMLGSAAWFLLLSVLFHGLKSGFFIWQSFHQKAWTLFYMDIAFILSSIVLFYMAKWVEKKELFYRYERKGVFNGY